Proteins from one Scleropages formosus chromosome 14, fSclFor1.1, whole genome shotgun sequence genomic window:
- the LOC114912172 gene encoding uncharacterized protein LOC114912172, producing MPPKKRRNLIVNAHAQPGVGRWHLNENFSTLPATSTELKKGHVLHLYVCAAGSSRAEAARQLKTHFSSEGFSFSKSLSNDIRVVVTATWNKFKKLTDPKEFEQFSAICDEPFDLTEAVDPEFTVPVAQLPVPQVPVVSPGIFDEKLTVEQTDSDTMTRTPESHLQVHSEPGSSANSRSCRGDLLTPREAKMKQRSDFMLSTHRAMKKRYQEKVRELRRQLQTPRKCTNQAIQRQKNRVNRKKEEIKKLKDMLYGNALSCALQEQRIRNKRLKDAHRKLLRKRTKTVSVAKYNEVLIQTKKKDNVISQLQHEILLLQERVEDLTSTTEHPEEQEVNGKMYSSAMRLKVYDCISSKLSTASIPVILQRIAKHDGIELKTVPQRSTVELMAQELGVISQLQTAEMILANNNVTLGFDATTQEGTHVNEIHFSTEHDSMSAAVDELAGGTAEDYCNHICQTVDDLAHTYVFFTEGTNFEETRAKLIEKISNTMTDRCATNHAAVRLVSSEWGKTLNEMNCHLHPLDSIATACRSALKKVEVTEGNVYGGDCMAANVILSFSKLRYKDGKGDPRGFATFLDQKKLPRGILPRYRGNRFHVLFHSAGVLIEHYEVFSELLKDGTTLERNLRESLCKDFSSEIAQVELQVLGIIGKHLTGPWMTKLYTPVGAGISHVDGIELVKQATRRLKEMLQDPLQILSSTEDFFGQEIVLGNTLAKLRAMPHHRQFVPMMSSCLQATIDVLERQYAKYFALEVTEKLREETASVRCHNMDSEGLIGMFSALLKKAPSATVSFLSARMRACKNKTVEYLEELDDERRELVLEKAVRWGRMQRDRKRMTRRELSLELIRRQKDKQQERKNITRKKV from the coding sequence ATGCCTCCAAAAAAAAGACGCAACCTCATTGTCAATGCACATGCCCAACCGGGTGTGGGAAGATGGCACCTGAACGAGAATTTTTCAACACTTCCTGCTACCAGCACTGAGTTGAAAAAGGGACATGTATTACACCTGTACGTCTGTGCAGCGGGAAGTAGTAGAGCTGAGGCAGCGagacaattaaaaacacatttttcatctgagGGCTTTTCTTTCAGTAAGTCCCTGAGTAATGATATAAGAGTGGTTGTGACAGCAACATGgaataagtttaaaaaactCACTGACCCAAAAGAATTTGAACAGTTTTCAGCAATATGTGATGAACCGTTTGACCTCACTGAGGCAGTTGATCCTGAGTTCACAGTTCCTGTTGCACAGTTGCCAGTTCCTCAAGTTCCTGTTGTTTCACCTGGAATTTTTGATGAGAAATTAACTGTTGAACAAACAGATTCTGACACAATGACCAGAACTCCAGAGAGTCACCTTCAAGTTCATTCTGAGCCAGGTTCCTCTGCCAATTCAAGGAGTTGTCGAGGTGACCTGCTCACTCCTCGAGAAGCTAAGATGAAACAACGATCGGATTTTATGTTGTCAACCCACAGAGCAATGAAAAAGAGATACCAAGAAAAAGTGAGAGAATTGAGGAGACAGCTTCAGACCCCAAGAAAGTGCACAAATCAAGCTATTCAGAGGCAAAAGAACAGAgttaacagaaaaaaggaagagattAAAAAGCTAAAGGATATGTTGTATGGGAATGCCCTCTCCTGTGCATTACAGGAACAGAGAATTCGCAACAAAAGGCTGAAGGATGCGCACAGGAAACTTCTCCGAAAAAGGACCAAGACTGTTTCTGTGGCCAAGTATAATGAAGTCCTAATACAGACGAAGAAGAAGGACAATGTGATATCACAACTTCAACATGAAATCCTGCTTCTTCAGGAAAGAGTTGAAGACTTGACTTCAACCACGGAACATCCTGAGGAGCAAGAAGTTAATGGAAAGATGTACTCATCAGCCATGAGATTGAAAGTATATGACTGTATAAGTAGTAAACTGTCAACAGCAAGTATACCAGTAATCTTACAGAGAATAGCGAAGCATGATGGAATTGAGCTCAAAACTGTACCCCAAAGGAGCACTGTTGAGTTGATGGCCCAGGAATTAGGAGTGATTTCTCAACTGCAGACGGCTGAAATGATATTGgctaataataatgtgactttGGGATTTGATGCAACTACCCAGGAAGGTACCCATGTCAACGAAATCCATTTTAGTACCGAACATGACAGCATGTCAGCTGCAGTGGATGAGTTGGCAGGAGGAACAGCAGAAGACTACTGCAATCATATCTGCCAAACTGTAGATGACTTGGCCCACACTTATGTTTTCTTTACTGAAGGGACAAACTTCGAGGAAACTAGGGCAAAATTGATTGAGAAGATATCGAATACGATGACTGACCGATGTGCGACCAATCACGCGGCCGTCCGTCTCGTAAGTAGCGAGTGGGGGAAAACGCTGAACGAGATGAACTGCCACTTGCACCCCCTGGATTCGATTGCGACAGCATGTAGGTCTGCATTGAAGAAAGTTGAAGTAACTGAGGGGAATGTTTATGGCGGGGACTGTATGGCAGCAAATGTCATACTGTCCTTTAGCAAACTTCGTTACAAGGACGGAAAGGGAGACCCCCGTGGTTTTGCGACTTTTTTGGATCAGAAGAAACTCCCGAGGGGCATTCTACCTCGTTACAGGGGCAATCGATTTCACGTGTTATTTCACAGTGCTGGTGTACTTATTGAGCACTATGAGGTATTTTCGGAGTTGTTGAAAGATGGCACAACGCTAGAGCGTAACTTGAGAGAGAGCCTTTGCAAAGATTTTTCAAGTGAAATAGCTCAAGTGGAACTTCAGGTCCTAGGAATCATTGGGAAGCACCTGACAGGTCCTTGGATGACTAAATTGTACACCCCAGTGGGTGCTGGGATAAGTCATGTTGATGGCATAGAACTGGTCAAGCAGGCCACTCGGAGACTCAAGGAGATGTTGCAGGACCCTCTTCAGATTCTGTCATCCACGGAGGATTTTTTTGGCCAAGAGATTGTGTTGGGCAATACATTAGCGAAGTTGAGGGCAATGCCTCATCATCGCCAATTTGTTCCCATGATGTCTTCTTGTCTTCAGGCAACTATTGATGTCCTTGAGCGCCAGTATGCCAAGTACTTCGCGCTGGAAGTGACAGAAAAGCTTCGGGAGGAAACCGCTTCCGTTAGATGTCACAACATGGATTCAGAAGGGTTAATAGGGATGTTTAGTGCTTTACTAAAAAAGGCACCGAGTGCCACGGTCAGTTTTCTCTCTGCCCGGATGAGAGCCTGCAAGAACAAGACGGTGGAGTACCTGGAGGAGCTAGACGATGAAAGGAGGGAACTTGTGCTGGAAAAGGCTGTCCGATGGGGGCGAATGCAAAGAGACAGGAAAAGGATGACTCGCAGAGAACTGAGTTTGGAGCTGATTAGGCGgcagaaagacaaacagcaggaaagaaaaaacattacaagaaaGAAGGTTTAG